Proteins co-encoded in one Malus domestica chromosome 09, GDT2T_hap1 genomic window:
- the LOC103421581 gene encoding aspartokinase 2, chloroplastic isoform X2 has product MATALHFSGVKTLCPSSSERSLHFNQPLLSQSLGFATCVASSNGFYASAKDFSCTSRVLRVSCEGRIADVVEKKRTDNQSLGENEKQLTCVMKFGGSSVASAERMREVADLILSFPQERPVVVLSAMGKTTNKLLLAGEKAVTCGVTNVSMIDELSFIKELHLRTVEELGVDSSIISSHLQELEQLLKGIAMMKELTLRTKDYLVSFGECMSTRLFVAYLNKIGVKARQYDAFEIGFITTDDFTNADILEATYPAVAKRLHGDWICDPAIPIVTGFLGKGWRSCAVTTLGRGGSDLTATTIGKALGLREIQVWKDVDGVLTCDPNICQHAQPVPYLTFEEAAELAYFGAQVLHPQSMRPAREADIPVRVKNSYNPNAPGTVITHARDMSKAVLTSIVLKRNVTMLDIVSTRMLGQYGFLAKVFTTFEDLGISVDVVATSEVSISLTLDPSKLWSRELIQQELDHVAEELEKIAVVNLLQHRSIISLIGNVQRSSLILEKAFQVLRTIGVNVQMISQGASKVNISLVVNDDEAEQCVRALHQAFFGNDLFEVECGSENGSVLVSEQH; this is encoded by the exons ATGGCGACCGCCTTGCATTTTTCCGGAGTTAAAACTCTGTGCCCATCATCCTCAGAAAGATCTTTGCATTTCAATCAACCACTTTTGTCACAAAGTCTTGGTTTCGCAACTTGTGTCGCTTCCAGCAATGGATTCTATGCAAGTGCGAAAGACTTTTCCTGTACGAGCAGGGTTTTGAGAGTCAGTTGCGAGGGACGGATTGCAGATGTTGTTGAAAAGAAACGGACTGACAATCAAAGCCTTGGCGAGAATGAGAAACAATTGACGTGCGTTATGAAGTTTGGTGGCTCCTCGGTGGCTTCTGCAGAGAGAATGAGGGAGGTTGCTGATCTTATACTCAGCTTCCCACAAGAGAGGCCTGTCGTTGTTCTTTCTGCCATGGGAAAGACAACTAACAAACTCCTACTG GCAGGAGAAAAGGCCGTCACCTGCGGTGTTACCAATGTATCTATGATTGATGAGTTGAGCTTCATAAAAGAATTACATCTCAG GACCGTGGAAGAACTTGGAGTGGACAGCTCCATCATTTCAT CACACCTCCAAGAACTGGAACAACTTCTGAAGGGAATTGCTATGATGAAAGAGTTGACTTTACGAACCAAAGACTATCTGGTTTCATTTGGGGAATGCATGTCCACACGGCTTTTTGTTGCCTATCTGAATAAGATTGGCGTTAAAGCCCGCCAA TATGATGCCTTTGAAATTGGGTTTATAACCACAGATGACTTCACAAATGCGGACATTTTGGAGGCAACTTATCCAGCTGTCGCAAAGAGGTTACATGGTGATTGGATATGTGATCCTGCTATTCCAATTGTTACTGGTTTCCTTGGAAAG GGATGGAGATCATGTGCTGTGACTACACTGGGTAGAGGTGGTAGTGATTTGACAGCTACAACCATTGGTAAAGCATTGGGGTTACGAGAAATTCAG GTGTGGAAGGATGTTGATGGCGTTTTGACATGTGATCCTAACATATGTCAGCATGCACAACCTGTACCTTATTTGACATTTGAAGAGGCTGCCGAACTTGCATATTTTGGTGCTCAG GTCTTGCATCCACAGTCCATGAGACCAGCCAGAGAGGCTGATATTCCAGTGAGGGTTAAAAATTCATACAACCCTAATGCTCCTGGTACTGTTATCACCCATGCAAGAGATATGAGCAAG GCTGTATTAACCAGCATCGTTTTGAAAAGGAATGTGACTATGTTGGATATTGTTAGCACTCGCATGCTGGGTCAATATGGATTTCTTGCTAAG GTATTTACAACTTTCGAAGATTTGGGCATATCAGTTGATGTTGTTGCTACCAGTGAAGTTAGTATTTCCTTGACACTGGATCCCTCAAAGCTTTGGAGCAGAGAGCTTATTCAGCAG GAACTTGACCATGTCGCGGAAGAACTTGAGAAAATTGCTGTTGTCAATCTTCTTCAGCACAGATCTATTATATCTCTCATTGGAAATGTGCAGAGGTCATCACTGATACTAGAGAAG GCATTTCAGGTTCTTCGAACCATTGGAGTCAATGTTCAAATGATCTCTCAGGGTGCATCCAAG GTTAATATCTCTTTGGTTGTAAATGACGATGAAGCAGAGCAGTGCGTAAGGGCTCTCCACCAGGCTTTCTTTGGAAACGATCTCTTTGAAGTAGAGTGTGGATCGGAGAATGGTTCGGTCTTAGTATCAGAGCAACATTGA
- the LOC103421581 gene encoding aspartokinase 2, chloroplastic isoform X1 — protein sequence MATALHFSGVKTLCPSSSERSLHFNQPLLSQSLGFATCVASSNGFYASAKDFSCTSRVLRVSCEGRIADVVEKKRTDNQSLGENEKQLTCVMKFGGSSVASAERMREVADLILSFPQERPVVVLSAMGKTTNKLLLAGEKAVTCGVTNVSMIDELSFIKELHLRTVEELGVDSSIISSHLQELEQLLKGIAMMKELTLRTKDYLVSFGECMSTRLFVAYLNKIGVKARQYDAFEIGFITTDDFTNADILEATYPAVAKRLHGDWICDPAIPIVTGFLGKGWRSCAVTTLGRGGSDLTATTIGKALGLREIQVWKDVDGVLTCDPNICQHAQPVPYLTFEEAAELAYFGAQVLHPQSMRPAREADIPVRVKNSYNPNAPGTVITHARDMSKAVLTSIVLKRNVTMLDIVSTRMLGQYGFLAKVFTTFEDLGISVDVVATSEVSISLTLDPSKLWSRELIQQASELDHVAEELEKIAVVNLLQHRSIISLIGNVQRSSLILEKAFQVLRTIGVNVQMISQGASKVNISLVVNDDEAEQCVRALHQAFFGNDLFEVECGSENGSVLVSEQH from the exons ATGGCGACCGCCTTGCATTTTTCCGGAGTTAAAACTCTGTGCCCATCATCCTCAGAAAGATCTTTGCATTTCAATCAACCACTTTTGTCACAAAGTCTTGGTTTCGCAACTTGTGTCGCTTCCAGCAATGGATTCTATGCAAGTGCGAAAGACTTTTCCTGTACGAGCAGGGTTTTGAGAGTCAGTTGCGAGGGACGGATTGCAGATGTTGTTGAAAAGAAACGGACTGACAATCAAAGCCTTGGCGAGAATGAGAAACAATTGACGTGCGTTATGAAGTTTGGTGGCTCCTCGGTGGCTTCTGCAGAGAGAATGAGGGAGGTTGCTGATCTTATACTCAGCTTCCCACAAGAGAGGCCTGTCGTTGTTCTTTCTGCCATGGGAAAGACAACTAACAAACTCCTACTG GCAGGAGAAAAGGCCGTCACCTGCGGTGTTACCAATGTATCTATGATTGATGAGTTGAGCTTCATAAAAGAATTACATCTCAG GACCGTGGAAGAACTTGGAGTGGACAGCTCCATCATTTCAT CACACCTCCAAGAACTGGAACAACTTCTGAAGGGAATTGCTATGATGAAAGAGTTGACTTTACGAACCAAAGACTATCTGGTTTCATTTGGGGAATGCATGTCCACACGGCTTTTTGTTGCCTATCTGAATAAGATTGGCGTTAAAGCCCGCCAA TATGATGCCTTTGAAATTGGGTTTATAACCACAGATGACTTCACAAATGCGGACATTTTGGAGGCAACTTATCCAGCTGTCGCAAAGAGGTTACATGGTGATTGGATATGTGATCCTGCTATTCCAATTGTTACTGGTTTCCTTGGAAAG GGATGGAGATCATGTGCTGTGACTACACTGGGTAGAGGTGGTAGTGATTTGACAGCTACAACCATTGGTAAAGCATTGGGGTTACGAGAAATTCAG GTGTGGAAGGATGTTGATGGCGTTTTGACATGTGATCCTAACATATGTCAGCATGCACAACCTGTACCTTATTTGACATTTGAAGAGGCTGCCGAACTTGCATATTTTGGTGCTCAG GTCTTGCATCCACAGTCCATGAGACCAGCCAGAGAGGCTGATATTCCAGTGAGGGTTAAAAATTCATACAACCCTAATGCTCCTGGTACTGTTATCACCCATGCAAGAGATATGAGCAAG GCTGTATTAACCAGCATCGTTTTGAAAAGGAATGTGACTATGTTGGATATTGTTAGCACTCGCATGCTGGGTCAATATGGATTTCTTGCTAAG GTATTTACAACTTTCGAAGATTTGGGCATATCAGTTGATGTTGTTGCTACCAGTGAAGTTAGTATTTCCTTGACACTGGATCCCTCAAAGCTTTGGAGCAGAGAGCTTATTCAGCAGGCAAGT GAACTTGACCATGTCGCGGAAGAACTTGAGAAAATTGCTGTTGTCAATCTTCTTCAGCACAGATCTATTATATCTCTCATTGGAAATGTGCAGAGGTCATCACTGATACTAGAGAAG GCATTTCAGGTTCTTCGAACCATTGGAGTCAATGTTCAAATGATCTCTCAGGGTGCATCCAAG GTTAATATCTCTTTGGTTGTAAATGACGATGAAGCAGAGCAGTGCGTAAGGGCTCTCCACCAGGCTTTCTTTGGAAACGATCTCTTTGAAGTAGAGTGTGGATCGGAGAATGGTTCGGTCTTAGTATCAGAGCAACATTGA
- the LOC103442083 gene encoding transcription factor ICE1, protein MLPMSSGAAWMGGDEDDAASWTRNSTTTHNNNSNEAEPRRNDQDSSLGASFSNFKSMLEGDWYMNNVLSNPAQDLHAFSSTQASETTLAPLQPIDSSASCSPSPAFSLDPSQPPQQFLPPKSCFSSLLNVVCSNPFDNSFDLGCDAGFLGSFQGNQPSNSSVLMGFTALNSHAQMGTPELSSSAEFPASRLLPVTDNANVLDGDFGFEGFDGSAGAQLLNRAKLLFPPMGAQPTLFQKRRQNSVGDGGDKLGNLEISGPRYGGLLESLEKKRKRNEEGEMEEGSLDVSGLNYDSDDFNEYSQLEVEENAKNGGSNSNANSTVTGVEGGDRKGKKKGLPAKNLMAERRRRKKLNDRLYMLRSVVPKISKMDRASILGDAIDYLKELLQRINDLHNELESAPPGSLLPASTSFHPLTPTPSTLPCRVKEELCPSSLLSPKTQPKVEVRVREGRTVNIHMFCSRRPGLLLSTMRALDNLDLDVQQAVISCFNGFALDVFRAEQCRENQFLPEQIKAVLLDSAGFHDMMM, encoded by the exons ATGCTTCCGATGTCGAGCGGCGCCGCTTGGATGGGCGGAGACGAAGACGACGCAGCGTCTTGGACCAGAAACAGCACCACCACccacaacaacaacagcaaCGAGGCAGAGCCCAGAAGAAACGACCAAGACTCGAGCTTGGGAGCTTCTTTTTCAAACTTCAAATCAATGCTGGAAGGTGACTGGTACATGAACAACGTTCTCAGCAACCCAGCTCAAGACCTCCATGCCTTCTCTTCCACCCAAGCTTCTGAAACTACACTTGCTCCTCTGCAACCAATCGACTCCTCCGCCTCCTGTTCTCCGTCGCCGGCCTTCTCTCTCGACCCTTCACAGCCGCCACAGCAGTTTTTGCCTCCAAAATCCTGCTTCTCCTCTCTCCTCAACGTCgtctgctccaacccttttgATAACAGCTTCGACCTGGGCTGCGACGCTGGGTTTCTGGGCTCCTTTCAGGGAAATCAGCCTTCCAATTCCTCTGTTCTGATGGGTTTCACGGCCCTCAATTCTCATGCTCAAATGGGTACTCCCGAACTCAGTTCGAGCGCCGAGTTTCCAGCCAGTCGGTTGCTTCCGGTAACGGACAACGCCAATGTACTCGACGGCGACTTTGGCTTCGAAGGCTTCGATGGCTCGGCCGGCGCTCAGCTGCTGAACCGGGCTAAGCTCCTGTTCCCTCCCATGGGTGCTCAGCCCACGCTTTTCCAGAAGCGCCGCCAAAACTCTGTAGGCGATGGGGGTGATAAATTGGGAAATTTGGAGATTTCGGGTCCCAGGTACGGAGGACTACTGGAGAGTTtggagaagaaaaggaagaggaaCGAGGAGGGTGAGATGGAGGAGGGGAGTCTGGATGTGTCCGGTTTGAATTATGACTCGGATGACTTCAATGAGTACAGTCAATTGGAGGTGGAGGAGAATGCGAAGAATGGTGGAAGCAATTCGAATGCCAACAGCACTGTCACCGGTGTAGAGGGAGGAGACCGGAAGGGCAAGAAGAAGGGTTTGCCggccaaaaatttgatggcGGAGAGGCGGCGGAGGAAGAAGCTCAATGATAGGCTCTACATGCTTAGGTCTGTTGTACCCAAGATAAGCAAG ATGGATAGGGCGTCCATACTAGGGGATGCAATTGATTATTTGAAAGAGCTTCTACAAAGGATTAATGACCTCCATAACGAGCTGGAGTCAGCTCCACCCGGATCTTTGCTGCCTGCTTCAACAAGTTTTCATCCGTTGACACCCACTCCATCCACCCTTCCCTGCCGTGTTAAAGAAGAGCTCTGCCCAAGCTCCTTGCTAAGCCCCAAAACTCAGCCGAAG GTGGAGGTTCGGGTAAGGGAAGGGCGAACTGTTAATATCCACATGTTCTGTTCTCGGAGACCAGGTCTCTTGCTCTCTACCATGAGGGCCTTGGATAACCTTGATTTGGACGTCCAGCAGGCTGTGATCAGCTGCTTCAATGGGTTTGCTTTAGATGTGTTCCGAGCTGAG CAATGCAGGGAAAACCAGTTCTTGCCAGAGCAAATAAAAGCAGTACTTTTGGATTCAGCTGGATTTCATGATATGATGATGTAA
- the LOC103442084 gene encoding short-chain dehydrogenase reductase 3a-like: MIRSLTREFKLISCNAFLCKRARPFSTRGAAGHGRLQGKVAIITGSASGLGKATAHEFIRHGAHVIVADSDSELGPQVAIELGPAAHFVQCDVAVESQIAEAVETAMARHGKLDIMYNNAGITGPAFPPSIVDLNLEEFDRVIRVNVRGAVAGIKHAARVMIPAGSGSILCTSSIAGLLGGVGPHPYSISKFTIPGLVKSLASELCRNGIRVNCISPSPIPTSMVVREIWKLYPGAPEDQVKEIVNGLGELKGAKCEEIDVAQAAVYLASDEAKYVTGHNLVVDGGFTSFKSLSFPPPPGQSV, from the exons ATGATCAGATCACTAACCAG AGAGTTTAAGCTGATCAGCTGCAATGCTTTTCTCTGTAAGCGAGCAAGGCCCTTTTCAACGAGAGGCGCAGCTGGCCATGGAAG GCTGCAAGGCAAGGTAGCCATAATAACAGGGTCAGCTAGCGGGCTTGGGAAAGCCACGGCCCACGAGTTCATCCGACATGGAGCACACGTCATCGTTGCAGACTCAGATTCTGAGCTGGGTCCACAAGTCGCCATAGAGCTGGGGCCCGCAGCCCACTTTGTCCAATGCGACGTTGCCGTTGAGTCCCAAATAGCAGAAGCTGTAGAAACCGCCATGGCTCGTCACGGAAAACTTGACATAATGTACAACAACGCGGGAATAACAGGCCCAGCGTTCCCGCCCAGCATCGTTGACCTGAACCTTGAGGAGTTTGACCGCGTGATCCGGGTCAACGTGCGGGGCGCAGTTGCTGGGATAAAGCATGCGGCACGAGTCATGATACCTGCGGGCTCAGGCTCCATACTGTGCACGTCCAGCATAGCTGGGCTGTTGGGTGGGGTTGGGCCTCACCCCTATTCGATATCGAAATTTACGATACCTGGCCTGGTCAAGTCACTGGCGAGCGAGCTGTGCCGAAACGGGATCCGAGTCAATTGCATTTCGCCAAGTCCAATCCCGACGTCAATGGTGGTGCGGGAAATATGGAAGCTTTATCCGGGGGCGCCGGAGGATCAGGTTAAAGAGATAGTGAATGGGCTGGGAGAGCTCAAGGGTGCGAAGTGTGAGGAGATAGATGTGGCGCAAGCTGCGGTGTATCTGGCATCGGATGAAGCAAAGTATGTGACGGGTCATAATCTGGTGGTCGATGGAGGCTTCACCAGCTTCAAAAGTCTTAGCTTCCCTCCTCCTCCGGGTCAATCTGTGTAA
- the LOC103442085 gene encoding uncharacterized protein, which produces MGATQSVQEVEEEDEEEEEEENGINGEPSIRSGLELDKDLIKKVLEQEPEMLCHASASPLSPQLSTLGTPRLGPSIKVWDPYNVLAPPSPLPPPPGFSRSFSSNGMEDDRFVTEVFLISHGECELNLRPDLVGGRCPQAALTPNGKRQARALAVFLNSQRVGFSAVYSSPLDRARSMAVSVCQEMNFPVGQIQSSDALAEMSQGDWEGCPRSVIYTAELLSFIERVQPDFSAPSGESLRQVEFQMVSFLNGTVLGLPEKSRAFYSFSSHNQSESQGFAHHSSHVSTNSVHDREGPSLPPPNWDLLHRQRQGLLRKKSGKSRLQVVTTTGIQEVEDEISPQDVTHQSSPHDLSGRSSSSASCIGIFSHAVPIKCLLTGILGCSPLMSHKICIEDSSVTVLQHSWRTGWQIKRLNDTAHLRLM; this is translated from the exons ATGGGCGCCACTCAGTCCGTACAAGAGGTCGAagaggaagacgaagaagaggaagaggaagagaacgGCATCAATGGCGAGCCCAGCATTCGAAGTGGATTGGAATTGGACAAGGATTTGATCAAGAAGGTTCTAGAACAAGAGCCCGAGATGCTTTGCCACGCATCCGCATCCCCTCTCTCCCCTCAGCTCTCCACCTTGGGCACCCCGCGCCTGGGACCCTCCATCAAGGTGTGGGACCCCTACAACGTCCTCGCTCCGCCTTCGCCTCTGCCCCCGCCTCCCGGATTCTCCCGGAGCTTCTCGTCCAATGGCATGGAGGATGACCGATTCGTCACGGAGGTGTTTTTGATTAGTCACGGCGAGTGCGAGTTGAATTTAAGGCCCGATTTGGTGGGCGGACGGTGCCCGCAGGCGGCTCTGACTCCCAACGGCAAGCGCCAGGCCAGGGCCCTGGCGGTTTTCTTGAACTCCCAGAGGGTTGGCTTCAGTGCCGTTTACTCATCTCCTCTGGATCGTGCGCGCTCCATGGCGGTTTCCGTCTGTCAG GAAATGAACTTTCCAGTTGGACAGATACAATCTTCAGATGCGCTTGCAGAGATGAGTCAGGGGGATTGGGAGGGGTGCCCTCGGTCAGTAATATACACAGCTGAACTTTTGAGCTTCATCGAAAGAGTTCAGCCTGATTTCTCTGCACCATCGGGAGAGTCACTTCGGCAAGTGGAATTTCAAATGGTTAGTTTTTTAAACGGGACAGTCCTTGGGCTTCCTGAAAAGTCGAGAGCATTCTACTCATTCTCATCACACAATCAGAGTGAGAGTCAAGGCTTTGCACACCATAGTTCTCATGTATCAACCAACTCAGTTCATGACCGAGAGGGGCCTTCCCTCCCTCCGCCTAACTGGGATCTGCTTCACAGGCAGCGGCAGGGTCTCTTGAGGAAAAAGTCTGGTAAGAGCAGGCTACAAGTTGTGACTACAACTGGAATTCAGGAGGTTGAGGATGAAATTTCCCCCCAGGACGTCACTCACCAAAGTTCCCCGCATGATTTAAGTGGGAGAAGCTCCTCTTCTGCGTCTTGTATTGGTATATTCAGTCATGCAGTGCCAATCAAATGTCTCCTCACAGGCATCCTTGGATGCAGCCCATTAATGTCGCATAAGATTTGCATAGAAGACTCTTCTGTGACAGTTCTACAGCATTCATGGAGAACAGGTTGGCAGATAAAGAGGTTGAATGATACCGCACACCTCAGGCTTATGTAG